One genomic segment of Hordeum vulgare subsp. vulgare chromosome 2H, MorexV3_pseudomolecules_assembly, whole genome shotgun sequence includes these proteins:
- the LOC123425429 gene encoding pentatricopeptide repeat-containing protein At1g26460, mitochondrial, which translates to MAAAAAATSLLLRRHRRGPGPLPLLLRAAISSTRALPQQPELSPPPPPPPADPASPLPPNPTAGIPFYGDNWRNPAAASGPAASSLLPAVVGVGPFPDRHRAAAFSAARSAADLKETFAAWMTEQHWEDMKQLFELWVRSLDAATGKPNRPDVDLFNHYLRANLMSGALPHEMLDLADQMREFHIVPNTASYNLVLKTMVKAREVQGAEKLVERMLQTGIVPDDESYNLVVDLLLKHNRADSAFKYLELMLKSGYAVSSPVFAEYVRVCVKSGRLDTLASIIEKCKATEKNKVLCPQWAWCIDIAEAAFEANNSKLGMFGLEFLARWIAHGEGSKPPTHRSVDEGLVLSAFSAAGRTCSSDLLNAAWSILRKSLRQKRAPMPETYLAKIYAHSSIGQLQRAFGTLREFENAYRNFEGIDKELFSPFTSLQPLVVACCKDGFTTLDSVYVQLENLSTADPPYKSVAALNCVILGCANIWDLERAYETFEAMKEKFGLTPDIHSYNALLHAFGKLKKTEEASNVFQHLVSLDDVKPNATTYSLLVDAHLVNRDPKAALAVLDEMVDVGFTPSKETLKKVRRRCSRESDFGSDEKLQSLCKRLNLRMGGEGRREMLYNIEYSAEY; encoded by the exons ATGGCAGCGGCGGCGGCCGCCACgtcgctcctcctccggcgccacCGCAGGGGCCCCGGGcccctgcccctcctcctccgcgccGCGATCTCCTCCACCCGCGCGCTGCCGCAGCAGCCCGAGCtctccccgcccccgccccctccccCGGCCGACCCCGCCTCCCCGCTCCCCCCCAACCCCACCGCCGGCATCCCCTTCTACGGCGACAACTGGCGCAAcccggccgccgcctccggccCGGCCGCCTCCTCGCTCCTCCCCGCCGTCGTCGGCGTCGGCCCCTTCCCCGACCGCCACCGCGCGGCCGCCTTCTCCGCCGCCCGCAGCGCCGCCGACCTCAAGGAGACCTTCGCCGCGTGGATGACGGAGCAGCACTGGGAGGACATGAAGCAGCTCTTCGAGCTCTGGGTCCGCTCCCTCGACGCCGCCACCGGCAAGCCCAACCGCCCCGACGTCGACCTCTTCAACCACTACCTCCGCGCCAACCTCATGTCCGGCGCCCTGCCGCACGAGATGCTCGACCTCGCCGACCAGATGCGCGAGTTCCACATCGTGCCCAACACCGCCTCCTACAACCTCGTCCTCAAGACCATGGTCAAGGCCCGCGAGGTCCAAGGGGCAGAGAAACTCGTCGAAAG GATGCTGCAAACAGGAATTGTACCAGATGATGAGTCCTACAATTTGGTTGTAGATCTGCTTCTTAAACACAACCGTGCTGACTCAGCCTTCAAATATTTGGAATTGATGCTTAAATCAGGCTACGCGGTATCTTCACCTGTATTTGCTGAGTATGTCAGAGTGTGTGTTAAATCTGGGAGATTGGacacattggcatcaatcatagaGAAATGCAAG GCAACAGAGAAGAACAAAGTCTTGTGCCCACAATGGGCCTGGTGCATTGACATAGCAGAAGCTGCTTTTGAAGCTAACAATAGCAAGCTAGGCATGTTTGGCTTGGAATTTCTTGCGAGATGGATTGCACATGGCGAGGGTTCTAAACCCCCTACTCACCGTTCAGTCGATGAAGGTTTAGTACTCTCAGCTTTCAGTGCTGCTGGTAGAACCTGCAGCAGTGACCTCTTGAACGCTGCTTGGTCAATATTACGCAAGTCCTTGCGCCAGAAAAGGGCACCCATGCCAGAAACTTATCTCGCAAAGATTTATGCTCATTCATCAATTGGTCAACTCCAACGAGCTTTTGGGACTCTTCGTGAATTTGAAAATGCCTATAGGAACTTTGAGGGTATCGATAAGGAGCTCTTCTCACCATTTACTTCATTGCAACCACTTGTTGTTGCTTGCTGCAAGGATGGCTTCACCACATTGGACTCG GTTTATGTTCAATTAGAGAATCTGAGTACCGCGGATCCACCATACAAATCTGTTGCTGCTCTTAACTGTGTTATACTAGGCTGTGCAAATATTTGGGATCTTGAGCGAGCATACGAAACTTTTGAGGCAATGAAAGAAAAGTTTGGGCTTACACCTGACATACATTCGTACAATGCCCTGTTGCATGCATTCGGGAAGCTAAAaaag ACAGAGGAAGCTAGTAATGTATTCCAGCATTTAGTAAGCCTTGATGATgtcaagccaaatgcaacaacatACTCTCTGCTTGTCGATGCGCATCTTGTCAACCGAGATCCTAAAGCTGCTCTTGCTGTTCTTGATGAAATG GTTGATGTGGGCTTCACTCCTTCAAAGGAGACTCTTAAGAAAGTCCGAAGACGCTGCTCCCGTGAATCAGACTTCGGTAGTGACGAGAAGCTGCAATCCCTGTGTAAACGGTTGAATTTACGGATGGGCGGCGAGGGCCGCAGGGAGATGCTGTATAACATCGAATACAGTGCCGAGTACTGA
- the LOC123425430 gene encoding COBW domain-containing protein 1, with product MEDDDDCPPLAVELPPQRTSPLVPASSSASAPVGVTVITGYLGAGKSTLVNYILSGQHGKRIAVILNEFGEEIGVERAMINEGQGGALVEEWVELANGCVCCTVKHSLVQALEQLVQTKERMDHILLETTGLADPAPLVSILWLDDQLESSIRLDSIITVIDAKNFRRQIDEHTNSSSFPEAFHQIAFADVVILNKIDLVKDDLEDLERQIHDVNELVTVVRSVRCQVDLNTIFDRQAYGVKNSSQLQELLEYSKSAPPNSRHDNSISTLCIHEQDPVNLAKVESWLEDLLWEKKSNMDIYRCKGILNIHNSNQLHTLQAVREVYEVVPAREWSETQPRMNKIVFIGRDLDISTLQDSFSRCKH from the exons atggaggacgacgacgactgtCCTCCCCTCGCCGTCGAGCTCCCTCCGCAGAGGACCTCTCCTCTGGTTCCCgcttcctcctccgcctccgcgcCGGTCGGCGTCACCGTCATCACCGGCTACCTCGGCGCCGGCAAGTCCACG TTAGTCAACTACATTTTGAGTGGACAGCATGGGAAGAGAATAGCAGTAATACTGAACGAGTTCGGAGAGGAAATTGGAGTAGAAAGAGCAATGATCAACGAGGGGCAAGGTGGTGCCCTTGTTGAGGAGTGGGTGGAGCTAGCAAATGGATGCGTTTGTTGCACTGTAAAACACAGCCTGGTTCAAGCACTCGAGCAACTTGTGCAGACTAAGGAGAG AATGGATCATATTTTATTGGAGACAACTGGTTTGGCTGATCCTGCACCACTTGTCTCCATTCTCTGGCTGGACGATCAATTGGAGTCATCAATCAGACTAGACTCTATCATTACG GTTATTGATGCAAAAAACTTCAGGCGGCAAATTGATGAACACACAAACTCTTCCTCGTTCCCTGAAGCATTTCACCAAATCGCATTCGCG GATGTTGTGATATTGAACAAAATTGATTTAGTAAAAGATGATCTCGAGGATTTGGAAAGGCAAATTCATGATGTCAATGAGCTTGTTACAGTGGTGCGGTCTGTGCGGTGCCAGGTTGACTTAAATACAATATTTGATCGACAGGCATATGGTGTGAAG AATTCATCGCAACTACAGGAGCTTCTGGAGTACAGTAAATCAGCACCACCTAATAGTCGTCATGATAACAGTATTTCCACGTTGTGCATTCATGAACAGGATCCAGTTAACTTGGCTAAG GTGGAATCATGGCTTGAAGATCTTCTTTGGGAGAAGAAGTCCAACATGGATATATATCGTTGCAAAGGGATTTTAAATATCCATAATTCGAACCAACTTCATACATTACAG GCAGTAAGGGAAGTCTATGAGGTTGTGCCGGCTCGAGAATGGTCTGAGACACAACCTCGCATGAACAAGATAGTTTTCATAG GCCGTGATTTGGATATCAGtacccttcaagattcatttagTCGCTGCAAGCACTGA